One genomic segment of Leptospira kirschneri serovar Cynopteri str. 3522 CT includes these proteins:
- a CDS encoding adenylate/guanylate cyclase domain-containing protein: protein MTDTVLKIVYFLFGDPKKNSLEHRLFNTVSFVNGILNIFGAFSSFYLENFLAIFLLNFISGILLIGMYFISRTKSIYHSLFWPFNLIILIYLSWMWFFNGGPVGGNHYYFIPALVIATILLRRHNVWLVYLIYAASTALLYGIEFFHRDLVKSYSNDTERYLDAGGNYLFVQILTGLLIFILTRNLNIERKKSDSLLLNILPESVAEELKKNDFVVPIRYESVTVLFTDMAGFTKIAESMSPEILLSELDLFFREFDLITKKHSMEKIKTIGDSYMAAGGLPISNNTHSIDAVLCGLEFQKFMRLKKKERENKHLPFWELRLGIHTGSVVAGVVGTKKFAYDIWGDSVNTASRMESSGIPGEVNISQETFEKIKDFFICDHRGKIKAKNKGEIDMYLVKKIREGLHDPEDELKPNQTFLRFYSQIQNGELPF, encoded by the coding sequence GTGACCGATACAGTCCTTAAAATCGTCTATTTTTTGTTCGGCGATCCTAAAAAAAATTCACTCGAACACAGACTCTTCAATACGGTCTCCTTTGTGAACGGAATCTTGAACATTTTTGGCGCGTTTTCTTCTTTTTATCTAGAAAACTTTTTAGCGATTTTTCTTCTTAACTTTATCTCCGGAATTTTACTGATAGGTATGTATTTTATTTCCAGAACAAAAAGTATCTATCATTCTCTGTTTTGGCCATTTAATCTTATCATTTTGATTTATCTTTCTTGGATGTGGTTTTTTAACGGCGGTCCTGTAGGTGGTAATCATTATTACTTTATTCCCGCTCTTGTAATTGCAACCATACTACTTAGAAGGCATAACGTTTGGCTCGTTTATTTGATTTACGCCGCCTCAACCGCGCTTTTATACGGTATCGAATTTTTTCATAGAGATTTAGTTAAATCATATTCCAATGATACGGAACGTTATCTGGACGCGGGTGGTAATTACTTATTTGTTCAAATCTTAACAGGACTTTTAATTTTTATTCTTACTAGAAATTTGAATATAGAAAGAAAAAAATCGGATTCTCTTTTATTGAATATTCTTCCCGAATCTGTCGCAGAGGAATTGAAAAAAAATGATTTTGTGGTTCCGATTCGTTACGAAAGTGTTACGGTTCTTTTTACGGATATGGCGGGTTTTACAAAGATCGCGGAATCTATGTCTCCGGAAATTTTGTTAAGTGAACTTGATCTTTTTTTTAGAGAGTTCGATCTTATAACTAAAAAACACAGTATGGAAAAAATCAAAACCATAGGAGATTCATACATGGCCGCAGGTGGGCTTCCTATCTCGAACAACACACATTCCATAGACGCAGTGTTATGTGGTCTTGAATTTCAAAAATTTATGCGTCTCAAAAAAAAGGAAAGAGAAAATAAACATCTTCCCTTTTGGGAACTTAGACTTGGAATTCATACTGGTTCCGTAGTAGCCGGTGTGGTCGGAACCAAAAAATTCGCATACGATATTTGGGGAGATTCGGTAAACACAGCCAGCCGGATGGAAAGTTCCGGAATTCCGGGAGAAGTAAATATATCCCAAGAAACTTTTGAAAAAATTAAAGATTTTTTTATCTGCGATCATAGAGGTAAAATTAAAGCGAAAAACAAAGGAGAAATCGATATGTATTTAGTAAAAAAAATTCGAGAAGGTCTACATGATCCTGAAGACGAATTAAAACCAAATCAAACTTTTCTTAGATTTTATTCTCAAATTCAAAATGGAGAACTTCCCTTCTAA
- a CDS encoding DUF1561 domain-containing protein, whose translation MQNWKKIFIVVLLISIMIYLEYEMDHTLVHASSSSKTVDSIIQKPTDPPKDKPIKVNVSGGGTFCYGPTFSGGESYIVIEQCWQMHVMSARYDVFQRISYNVNNTWLCITAPETVIRGEENWDYVHLRPCTTNDPLQRWIVKDNSFWTADERYRLKDTNWYAYISRNSKDTYNHTLDSSMKDWIQTIATPGNISVQTSIAWDLQTTEGNERYFIRRGGSDKNTTPLYYNPESGHFAQYDPVSSSLYCMYSNVGKSNWDWVTWASCSDAAISKENPTFWNVSFQTEEGGIITDYKGNLLRVTRYGSNWGVAYAAKPSYLDKDTTNSPTSLFVVDKSLLDWTRYTSSNLGKTDQYCPAGNHESILHKRVKRTLPPDFQLTEEWIQRLYEITRSTTDPGTIRGICGICLIQSFQMMAELQEYHSQGPLQSGGYFFDTAPNTDPFISFRQRYPLLDMLLADVPTVYGPVDDSSRMLTYVSAQNILPQYQWILSREFGTQSEIRSHIRSLINSPPGSVWLAVMIQMRPDRTPAGHAVPILRTSQGLVVIPTRWPSTPFDVYRQVLTPTTDVSQVVRNLLSRPDRTIERLTTIQLGEYYRNTFDFVISNRNCTGEGEDRRGTGQYPTSTSVNQCSRRNGRCALQ comes from the coding sequence ATGCAAAATTGGAAGAAAATTTTTATAGTGGTTCTGTTAATCTCTATCATGATTTACTTGGAGTATGAAATGGATCATACACTTGTACATGCGTCTTCTTCCTCAAAGACCGTTGACTCGATCATTCAAAAACCTACCGATCCACCAAAAGATAAACCAATCAAAGTCAATGTAAGTGGCGGAGGAACATTTTGTTATGGTCCTACTTTTAGCGGCGGTGAAAGTTACATCGTAATTGAACAGTGTTGGCAAATGCACGTTATGAGTGCAAGATACGACGTGTTCCAAAGAATTTCGTATAACGTCAATAATACGTGGTTATGTATCACTGCACCGGAGACAGTCATTAGAGGGGAAGAAAACTGGGACTATGTACATCTCAGACCTTGTACAACCAACGATCCTCTGCAAAGATGGATCGTAAAAGACAACTCGTTTTGGACTGCAGATGAGCGTTATCGATTGAAAGATACAAATTGGTATGCCTATATATCAAGAAATTCTAAAGATACATACAACCATACATTAGATTCTTCCATGAAAGATTGGATTCAAACAATAGCCACTCCTGGAAATATCAGCGTTCAAACTTCTATCGCTTGGGATTTGCAAACTACCGAGGGAAATGAACGTTATTTTATTCGCCGAGGAGGTTCGGATAAAAATACAACTCCTCTCTACTACAATCCAGAAAGTGGACATTTCGCTCAGTATGACCCGGTGAGTAGTTCTCTCTATTGTATGTATTCTAACGTGGGTAAATCGAATTGGGATTGGGTGACTTGGGCATCGTGTAGTGACGCAGCGATCAGTAAAGAGAATCCAACTTTTTGGAACGTCTCTTTTCAAACCGAAGAAGGGGGAATCATCACGGATTACAAGGGCAATTTACTCAGAGTAACCAGATATGGAAGCAATTGGGGAGTTGCCTATGCAGCTAAACCTTCTTATTTAGATAAGGATACCACCAATAGTCCCACTTCTTTGTTTGTAGTTGATAAAAGTTTACTGGATTGGACACGTTATACGTCATCTAATCTTGGAAAGACAGATCAGTATTGTCCAGCTGGTAATCACGAAAGTATTCTACATAAAAGAGTCAAAAGAACCTTACCACCCGACTTTCAATTGACCGAGGAATGGATTCAAAGACTTTATGAAATCACTAGGTCAACTACAGATCCTGGAACGATACGTGGGATATGTGGTATTTGTCTGATTCAAAGTTTTCAGATGATGGCAGAACTACAAGAGTATCATTCTCAAGGGCCTCTACAAAGTGGAGGTTATTTCTTCGATACGGCTCCTAATACGGATCCATTTATATCATTTAGACAACGTTATCCGTTATTGGACATGTTACTGGCGGATGTACCTACAGTATATGGTCCGGTCGATGACTCAAGCAGAATGTTGACATACGTGTCTGCTCAGAACATCTTGCCACAGTATCAATGGATACTCTCTCGTGAATTTGGCACTCAGTCTGAAATACGATCCCATATAAGATCACTCATCAATTCTCCACCTGGAAGCGTTTGGTTGGCGGTGATGATACAAATGCGTCCAGATAGAACTCCGGCGGGGCACGCGGTTCCAATACTTAGGACTTCTCAGGGATTAGTAGTAATTCCAACGAGATGGCCTTCGACACCATTTGACGTCTATAGACAAGTTTTAACACCAACCACGGACGTATCTCAGGTAGTTCGTAATCTTTTGTCAAGACCAGATAGAACTATAGAAAGACTTACGACGATACAGTTAGGAGAGTATTACCGCAATACTTTTGACTTTGTAATCTCTAATCGTAATTGTACAGGAGAAGGAGAGGACAGAAGAGGTACGGGACAATATCCAACAAGTACATCCGTAAATCAGTGTTCAAGAAGAAATGGAAGATGCGCACTGCAGTAA
- a CDS encoding fumarylacetoacetate hydrolase family protein yields MATNYIRFKKKNSIQWGKIEEDKILTLDCDNLSTKDFLEFLKKKKKYLKQKSISIREVSVLSPITSPCQIICQGANYRQHQIESGLDPDDKTYNLFFTKSDASLSPPIGEIIRPSHVKLLDYEIELGFVFGKSFDTTLKLNSESIREYVAAFFMANDVSARDVQLTQMQWYKGKSYRTFCPAGPYLSVLDPGDFDLLDSLELTLLVNGQIRQKDSASNLVFKPSESILELSQFCNISPGDVLLTGTPSGCALRAPGKLIQKIASILPEKVKWNLFIKGQEKRIQYLRPGDVIRSTIRSVDRRIDLGEQILNVVET; encoded by the coding sequence ATGGCGACTAACTATATACGATTCAAAAAAAAGAATTCGATTCAATGGGGAAAAATCGAAGAAGATAAAATTCTAACTTTGGACTGTGATAATCTTTCTACGAAGGATTTTTTAGAGTTCCTAAAGAAAAAGAAAAAATATCTAAAACAAAAATCGATTTCAATACGAGAAGTTTCTGTCCTATCCCCTATCACCTCCCCCTGCCAGATCATTTGTCAAGGCGCCAATTACAGACAACATCAGATCGAATCCGGACTTGATCCGGACGATAAAACTTATAATTTATTTTTCACAAAATCAGACGCTTCACTTTCTCCTCCAATCGGGGAAATCATCCGACCTAGTCACGTCAAACTTTTGGATTATGAAATTGAACTCGGTTTTGTTTTCGGAAAATCTTTCGATACCACTTTAAAACTAAATTCTGAAAGTATTAGAGAATACGTCGCGGCTTTCTTTATGGCAAACGACGTTTCTGCTAGAGACGTTCAACTTACTCAAATGCAATGGTACAAAGGTAAATCGTATCGAACCTTTTGCCCTGCAGGCCCTTACCTTTCTGTTTTAGATCCGGGAGATTTTGATCTTTTAGATTCTTTGGAATTGACCCTTCTTGTAAACGGCCAAATTAGACAAAAGGATTCCGCTTCCAATTTAGTTTTTAAACCTTCGGAAAGTATTTTAGAATTATCACAATTTTGTAATATATCTCCAGGAGACGTATTGTTGACCGGAACTCCTTCTGGATGTGCGCTAAGAGCCCCCGGAAAACTCATTCAAAAAATTGCAAGTATTTTACCCGAAAAAGTGAAATGGAATCTTTTTATCAAAGGACAAGAAAAAAGAATTCAATACTTACGCCCTGGAGACGTGATCCGCTCCACAATTCGTAGTGTGGATCGCAGAATTGATCTAGGAGAACAAATTCTCAATGTAGTTGAGACGTGA
- a CDS encoding M1 family aminopeptidase, whose protein sequence is MDAPNILTQTEAIERAEQIKQVSYEIHLDLKAGSSTYQGETKISFFYTGKGKGKLKIDFVTKKIEVLLLNGKDFSDYTKMDSFLDLPVNSLNVGKNEIKILYTNDYNHSGSGFHQFQDPSDGSEYLHTDFEPFEAHRMFPCFDQPDLKATYELSLIGPKDWKYVHNTLPIKEKIQKERIEIHFQKTALFSTYLFALISGPYEVWEDHYKNIPLRILCRKSLSKYMDAENIFAITKESFGFLESYFDLPYPYGKYDQIFVPEFNMGAMENVGAVTFSEHYIFRSPRIYSEYLGRANTIYHEMVHMWFGNLVTMKWWNDLWLNESFADYLSYYAMSQGKLFPDALEHFYVREEWAYREDQLSTTHPIAGSAENTLDAISNFDGISYSKGASVLRQLMYYIGEDSFRNAMRKYFQKFKNSNTIQNDFLDTMTESSGIDIRNWSKEWLDTTGVNTLLPIWKENRLFIRQLPSDTNGLLRTHALEITVFALKEDEIEKKQDGSVLNSFKTVWKDKLVVQGEETILPYNPIVKTDSSVPKNAKTKNSDPKKSIQSEIVVLNTNDYAYAKTYLPKEAIPLLKTSFNKLKDRFARRILWGSLWQMTRDAEISPKDFLDLVFLQGIYEVDLSVRNSHILTKASSIVTSYLKKENREEWSKKLNDLSKKFLSDPSIQEEEKIVWYRMLEGTSRTADQLSYLRDLLDGKVIIPGIKIDQERRWSILTRLSAFGEKDALVLIAKEEKSDTSDLGTKKAYTAKVAFPDPKSKAAAWKEFTDPNTKHSTDMLRFGMRGFYWDHQEEILKIYEDLYFQSVIGIYKDRDSHFSSAFGNILFPGLEPNQSLVDKTNRFLKEQKELPALLKKDLKQHRDDLVRTVKILSKQ, encoded by the coding sequence ATGGACGCACCTAATATACTTACTCAAACGGAAGCCATAGAAAGAGCCGAACAAATCAAACAAGTCAGTTATGAAATCCATTTAGATCTCAAAGCAGGTTCTTCCACGTATCAGGGAGAAACTAAAATTTCGTTCTTTTATACCGGAAAGGGAAAAGGAAAACTCAAAATAGATTTTGTTACAAAGAAAATCGAAGTGCTTTTGTTAAACGGAAAAGATTTCTCCGATTATACAAAAATGGATTCTTTCTTGGATCTGCCGGTTAATTCTTTAAACGTCGGAAAGAATGAAATTAAAATTCTTTATACAAACGATTACAATCATAGCGGTTCCGGATTCCATCAATTCCAAGATCCTTCCGACGGTTCCGAATATCTACATACGGACTTTGAACCGTTTGAAGCGCATAGAATGTTTCCTTGTTTTGATCAGCCCGATTTAAAAGCGACTTATGAACTTTCTCTGATCGGCCCTAAAGATTGGAAATACGTTCACAACACTCTGCCTATTAAAGAAAAAATTCAAAAAGAAAGAATCGAAATTCATTTTCAAAAAACGGCGTTGTTTTCTACGTATTTGTTCGCTTTGATTTCCGGTCCTTATGAGGTCTGGGAAGATCATTATAAAAATATTCCTCTCAGAATACTGTGCAGAAAATCTCTTTCTAAATATATGGATGCGGAAAACATTTTTGCGATCACAAAAGAATCTTTTGGATTTTTAGAATCGTATTTTGATCTTCCCTATCCTTACGGAAAATACGATCAGATTTTCGTTCCGGAATTCAACATGGGAGCGATGGAAAACGTCGGAGCAGTCACTTTCTCGGAACACTATATTTTTAGAAGTCCTAGGATTTATTCCGAATATTTAGGAAGAGCCAACACGATCTATCACGAAATGGTACATATGTGGTTCGGCAATCTAGTCACCATGAAATGGTGGAATGATCTCTGGTTAAATGAAAGTTTTGCGGATTATCTTTCCTATTACGCAATGTCTCAAGGAAAACTATTTCCGGACGCTTTAGAACATTTTTATGTTCGTGAAGAATGGGCCTACAGAGAGGATCAACTTTCAACGACCCATCCCATAGCAGGAAGCGCCGAAAACACGTTAGACGCAATCAGTAACTTTGATGGTATTTCGTATTCTAAAGGAGCTTCGGTACTCAGACAATTGATGTATTACATCGGAGAAGATTCCTTTAGAAATGCGATGCGTAAATACTTTCAAAAATTCAAAAATTCTAATACGATTCAAAACGATTTTTTAGACACGATGACAGAATCTTCTGGCATCGATATTAGAAATTGGAGCAAGGAATGGTTGGATACTACGGGTGTAAATACCCTTCTTCCGATATGGAAAGAGAACCGTCTTTTCATCCGACAACTTCCTTCCGATACGAACGGACTTCTTAGAACCCACGCCTTGGAAATTACGGTTTTTGCTCTGAAAGAAGATGAGATCGAAAAAAAACAAGACGGATCCGTTCTTAATTCCTTCAAAACGGTATGGAAGGATAAGTTAGTCGTTCAAGGAGAAGAAACCATACTCCCCTACAATCCAATTGTAAAAACAGATTCTTCTGTTCCCAAAAATGCAAAGACTAAAAATTCAGATCCAAAAAAATCCATCCAATCTGAGATCGTAGTTCTCAACACGAATGACTACGCTTATGCAAAAACGTATCTTCCAAAGGAGGCAATTCCTCTCTTAAAAACGTCTTTCAACAAACTAAAGGATCGTTTTGCAAGAAGAATCCTCTGGGGTTCTCTGTGGCAGATGACGCGTGACGCTGAAATTTCGCCTAAGGATTTTTTAGATCTTGTATTTCTTCAAGGAATTTATGAAGTAGACCTTTCTGTTCGAAACAGTCACATTCTTACAAAAGCTTCTTCTATTGTAACCAGTTATCTTAAAAAAGAAAACAGAGAAGAATGGTCTAAAAAGTTAAACGATCTTTCTAAAAAATTTCTTTCCGATCCTTCCATTCAAGAAGAGGAAAAAATCGTATGGTATAGAATGTTGGAAGGAACTTCTAGAACCGCCGATCAACTTTCTTATCTAAGAGATCTTTTAGACGGAAAAGTTATTATCCCCGGAATCAAAATCGATCAAGAAAGAAGATGGAGCATTTTAACCCGACTTTCCGCGTTTGGTGAAAAAGACGCGTTAGTTCTCATTGCCAAGGAGGAAAAATCAGACACATCCGACTTAGGAACTAAAAAGGCATATACTGCTAAAGTTGCATTCCCGGATCCCAAGTCCAAGGCTGCGGCTTGGAAAGAATTTACGGATCCAAATACTAAACATTCTACGGATATGCTTCGTTTCGGTATGAGGGGGTTTTATTGGGATCATCAGGAAGAAATTCTAAAAATTTACGAGGATCTTTATTTCCAGTCCGTGATTGGAATTTACAAGGACAGGGATTCTCACTTTTCGTCTGCGTTTGGAAATATTTTATTTCCAGGATTGGAACCGAACCAGTCTCTTGTTGATAAAACCAATCGTTTTTTAAAGGAACAAAAAGAACTTCCGGCATTACTCAAAAAAGATTTAAAACAACACCGTGACGATTTAGTAAGGACCGTCAAAATTCTTTCTAAACAATGA
- a CDS encoding MFS transporter, whose translation MTQTQIKHDPFQALRISDFRSFLFGKFTVTLSISIQTTVVGWQMYHLTGSNLHVGFIGLAEAIPSISMALFSGLVIDSFPRKKIIVSALCLLSICSVLLLILVIPNITWILRDFGVYPIYGVIFLSGIARGFLNPATAAFQTQLVDKETFPNAATWSGIAWQTSLVLGPLAGGILIVMGLYFAYSVDLILMSLGLIMMLLVKGKPVPSKPESNESIWESLSGGWKFVSTHQIILGAISLDLFAVLFGGAVALLPSFTEKILGQSPEIFGVLRSAQGVGAVLCAFLIAAKPPKKHSGWILLSCVFGFGICVILFGISKDYRISFLCLAAAGAFDMVSVVIRHTIVQMYTPDHMRGRVSAVNHIFIGSSNEIGEFESGVTAEWLGIRRSIVAGGILTLLTVGLVGTIAPRLRKMQLKDIL comes from the coding sequence ATGACTCAAACTCAAATCAAACACGACCCGTTCCAAGCGTTGAGAATCTCCGATTTTCGTTCTTTTCTTTTTGGTAAGTTTACGGTGACCCTTTCTATCAGCATTCAAACCACAGTGGTCGGTTGGCAGATGTATCATCTTACAGGAAGTAATCTTCACGTAGGTTTTATCGGTCTTGCGGAGGCGATTCCTTCCATCTCTATGGCTTTGTTTTCGGGTCTTGTAATTGATTCTTTTCCTAGAAAAAAAATAATAGTTTCGGCTCTTTGTCTTTTGTCGATCTGCTCCGTATTGTTACTTATATTAGTAATTCCTAATATCACTTGGATTCTGAGAGACTTTGGAGTTTATCCAATCTACGGCGTGATTTTTCTTTCCGGAATCGCAAGAGGTTTTTTAAATCCTGCTACCGCAGCGTTTCAAACCCAGTTAGTAGATAAAGAAACTTTTCCCAACGCCGCCACTTGGAGCGGAATCGCTTGGCAGACTTCTTTGGTTCTTGGCCCTCTTGCGGGAGGTATATTGATCGTAATGGGTCTTTACTTCGCCTATTCCGTAGATCTGATTCTGATGAGTTTGGGTTTGATCATGATGTTACTTGTAAAAGGGAAACCGGTTCCGTCCAAACCAGAATCGAATGAATCTATCTGGGAAAGTCTAAGCGGAGGTTGGAAATTTGTCTCCACTCATCAAATCATATTGGGGGCGATTTCTTTGGATTTATTTGCGGTTCTTTTTGGTGGTGCGGTGGCCTTACTTCCTTCTTTTACCGAAAAGATTTTAGGTCAGAGTCCTGAGATTTTTGGCGTTCTTCGTTCTGCTCAAGGAGTCGGAGCGGTTTTATGCGCCTTCTTGATTGCGGCCAAACCTCCTAAAAAACATTCCGGCTGGATTCTTCTTTCTTGTGTGTTTGGTTTTGGAATCTGCGTCATTCTTTTCGGAATTTCCAAAGACTATAGAATTTCATTTCTATGTCTTGCGGCTGCGGGCGCCTTTGATATGGTCAGCGTAGTCATTCGTCATACGATTGTTCAGATGTATACTCCAGATCATATGAGAGGTAGAGTCTCTGCGGTGAATCATATTTTTATAGGCTCCTCAAACGAAATCGGAGAATTTGAATCAGGCGTTACCGCAGAATGGCTCGGAATCAGGCGTTCCATCGTAGCAGGAGGAATTTTAACTCTTTTGACCGTAGGACTTGTAGGTACGATCGCCCCTCGTCTTAGAAAGATGCAGTTAAAAGATATTCTTTGA
- a CDS encoding NUDIX hydrolase: MKPFLPEEYDPHSNLWSKINRKDLVNTPIFKLVSWNITSPDKKISKDFFHLESLDWVNIIALTPDNKIVLVDQYRHGIHRFSLEIPGGIAEKNSLLESAQAELIEETGYVSQDWEYLGKVTGNPAILDNWCHTFIARNARRLHEQNLDDSEQIEIFETPIENIPKLIADHILHHGMVVAAFGMYFIKNPIRY; this comes from the coding sequence ATGAAACCGTTTCTACCGGAAGAATACGATCCTCACTCCAATCTCTGGTCTAAGATCAATCGAAAAGACTTAGTAAATACTCCGATTTTTAAATTAGTTTCCTGGAATATAACTTCTCCCGATAAAAAAATTTCCAAAGACTTTTTTCATCTAGAATCCTTAGATTGGGTAAATATAATCGCACTTACTCCAGATAATAAAATCGTTCTAGTCGATCAATATAGACACGGAATCCATCGTTTCAGTTTGGAAATTCCAGGCGGGATCGCAGAAAAAAATTCTCTATTAGAATCCGCTCAAGCGGAACTTATAGAAGAAACCGGCTACGTTTCTCAAGACTGGGAATATCTCGGTAAGGTAACCGGAAACCCCGCCATCTTAGACAATTGGTGCCATACCTTCATCGCCAGAAACGCGCGTAGATTACACGAACAAAACCTAGACGACAGCGAACAAATCGAAATTTTTGAAACTCCCATTGAAAATATTCCTAAACTGATAGCAGATCATATTCTTCATCACGGTATGGTAGTTGCCGCTTTTGGAATGTATTTTATCAAAAACCCAATCCGGTATTAA
- a CDS encoding ATP-dependent helicase, with the protein MKLSPEQEKAVRHVDGPILIFAGAGSGKTRVISNRIAHLIENAGVPAGKIVALSFTNKSAREMEERVRKMIPRQKLKGIVLSTFHSLGLNILKKHIGLLGYKHPFLLMNQNDQEGFLTTLLIANKVELKKAKVSEVLGKISRIKNSGLAYREYLDSSLVESDQVANLVYDSYQKSLKEQNSLDFDDLILLPGVLLREFSEVREEYHKKYQYFMVDEFQDTNQTQYVFLRALMGENRNLCVVGDDDQSIYAFRGSDLSLILNFEKDFPEANVVRLLENYRSTSVIIQGANSLIKNNLSRKSKELFSSIPGGRKIRYLERMDEKDEAAYVVDCIREEMIKDARIGSQISILFRTNFQTRPFEEELRSRSIAYKLVGGYNFFDRKEVRDMISYIRLIANTRDDASLLRILNYPKRGIGPGSISLIHEKASQMGESLYEILFRVCESPDFIPNLQKKIQSEIYNFVNLIERTKKKFSTAPKMYYAFREFIQEVGIEKEILLEEKDEKVAKARTFNLSELVNMMSYFEENHDSPEKPTLFDFINRLNLLMEDENPSDEDKEDNRVQLLTIHQSKGLEFESVYVPGMEEGILPNSRVLTEESSVDEERRLLYVAMTRARKHLCLTGAANRRKFGEQIATQVSRFLTEIDPETMDWVSNDEVRQQETEDFFAELEKLKTGS; encoded by the coding sequence ATGAAACTCAGTCCTGAACAGGAAAAAGCGGTTCGTCACGTAGACGGTCCCATTCTAATTTTTGCAGGCGCGGGCTCTGGAAAAACCAGGGTAATTTCCAATCGGATCGCGCATTTGATCGAAAACGCGGGAGTTCCCGCAGGAAAAATCGTAGCCTTATCTTTTACCAATAAAAGCGCAAGGGAAATGGAAGAGCGGGTTCGAAAGATGATCCCAAGGCAAAAACTCAAGGGGATCGTACTTTCCACGTTTCATTCTTTAGGATTGAACATACTCAAAAAACACATAGGACTTTTGGGATACAAACATCCGTTTTTATTGATGAATCAGAATGATCAGGAAGGATTCTTAACGACATTATTGATTGCTAATAAAGTAGAATTAAAAAAAGCGAAAGTATCGGAGGTCCTCGGAAAAATATCCAGGATTAAAAATTCGGGACTCGCATACAGGGAATATCTGGATTCCTCTCTTGTAGAATCCGACCAGGTGGCCAATCTAGTTTATGATAGTTATCAAAAGTCTTTAAAAGAACAAAATTCTCTCGACTTCGATGATCTTATACTTTTGCCCGGAGTATTACTACGAGAGTTTTCGGAGGTCAGAGAAGAATATCATAAAAAGTATCAATACTTTATGGTGGATGAGTTTCAAGATACCAATCAAACTCAATATGTATTTTTAAGAGCTCTCATGGGAGAAAATCGGAATTTATGTGTGGTAGGAGACGACGATCAATCTATCTATGCGTTTCGAGGATCGGATCTAAGTCTGATTTTAAATTTCGAAAAAGATTTTCCGGAAGCAAATGTAGTCCGCCTTTTGGAAAATTACAGATCCACTTCCGTAATTATACAAGGAGCCAATTCGCTTATCAAAAATAATCTTTCTAGAAAATCGAAAGAACTTTTCTCCTCCATACCCGGCGGAAGAAAAATCCGTTATTTGGAAAGAATGGATGAAAAAGACGAAGCCGCATATGTGGTGGATTGTATCCGAGAAGAGATGATTAAAGACGCAAGGATCGGAAGTCAAATCTCTATATTATTTAGAACTAATTTTCAAACCAGACCCTTTGAAGAAGAACTCAGAAGTAGATCCATAGCGTATAAACTTGTGGGAGGATATAATTTCTTTGACCGAAAGGAAGTTAGGGATATGATTTCCTATATCCGATTGATCGCCAATACCAGAGACGACGCTTCTTTACTCAGAATATTAAATTATCCAAAACGAGGAATCGGACCTGGAAGTATTTCACTCATTCACGAGAAGGCTTCTCAAATGGGGGAATCTTTATACGAGATTCTTTTTAGGGTTTGTGAATCTCCAGATTTTATTCCTAACTTACAAAAAAAGATTCAGTCGGAGATTTACAATTTTGTAAACTTGATCGAAAGAACTAAGAAAAAATTTTCCACGGCGCCTAAGATGTATTATGCGTTCCGGGAATTTATCCAAGAAGTAGGAATTGAAAAGGAAATTCTACTCGAAGAAAAAGACGAGAAAGTAGCAAAGGCACGTACTTTCAATTTATCTGAACTAGTAAACATGATGTCTTACTTCGAGGAAAATCACGATTCACCCGAAAAACCAACGTTATTTGATTTTATCAATCGACTGAATTTACTCATGGAAGACGAAAATCCGTCCGATGAGGATAAGGAAGACAATCGTGTACAGTTGCTAACAATTCATCAATCCAAGGGATTGGAATTTGAATCGGTTTATGTTCCTGGAATGGAAGAAGGAATTCTTCCTAACTCTAGAGTATTGACTGAAGAGTCTTCCGTGGATGAAGAAAGACGTCTACTATACGTTGCGATGACTCGTGCAAGAAAGCATTTATGCTTGACAGGTGCCGCAAATAGACGAAAGTTTGGGGAGCAAATCGCTACCCAAGTTTCCCGGTTTCTGACTGAAATCGATCCGGAGACTATGGACTGGGTTTCCAATGATGAGGTTCGACAGCAAGAGACAGAAGATTTCTTCGCCGAACTGGAAAAATTGAAAACAGGATCGTAA